One Streptomyces sp. NBC_00554 DNA segment encodes these proteins:
- a CDS encoding glutamate ABC transporter substrate-binding protein: protein MIRTTRVSCALAAVAALIATAAACGKEGSPPTKGPAADKLPNYQVVEGFQLPDSPTWKRADKRGYFTVGAKEDQPYLGEKNPASGTYSGFDIEIAKMMSASLGFAPTTVRFKTIASANRETALQNGQIDYYVGTYTINDLRKKLVGFAGPYYMAGQSLLVRADENDIHGPQDLAGRTVCSAAGSTPYQRIKADYPRAKLVAYDTYSVCVDNLLTYQVDAVTTDDAILIGYAAKVPDELKVVGKPFSEEPYGIGVPRGDNALRFALDDALEAREKNGDWKKAYGATLGLSGVPAPTPPKIDRYQGS from the coding sequence ATGATCCGTACGACACGTGTGTCCTGTGCCCTCGCGGCGGTTGCGGCACTGATCGCCACCGCGGCCGCCTGCGGCAAGGAGGGGAGCCCTCCGACCAAGGGACCAGCCGCCGACAAACTGCCCAACTACCAAGTGGTAGAAGGTTTTCAGCTCCCGGACTCGCCCACCTGGAAGCGTGCCGACAAGCGCGGCTACTTCACCGTGGGCGCCAAGGAGGACCAGCCGTACCTGGGGGAGAAGAACCCGGCGAGCGGCACCTACTCCGGCTTCGACATCGAGATCGCCAAGATGATGTCGGCCTCACTCGGCTTCGCTCCGACGACGGTCCGCTTCAAGACGATCGCTTCGGCGAACCGCGAAACCGCCCTGCAGAACGGGCAGATCGACTACTACGTCGGCACCTACACCATCAACGACCTGCGCAAGAAACTCGTCGGCTTCGCCGGCCCGTACTACATGGCGGGTCAGTCCCTGCTGGTGCGCGCGGACGAGAACGACATCCACGGCCCACAGGACCTCGCAGGCAGGACCGTCTGCTCGGCGGCCGGTTCGACCCCCTACCAGCGCATCAAGGCGGACTACCCGAGGGCGAAACTCGTCGCCTACGACACGTACTCGGTCTGCGTCGACAACCTGCTCACCTACCAGGTCGACGCCGTCACCACCGACGACGCGATCCTGATCGGCTACGCGGCGAAGGTTCCCGACGAACTCAAGGTCGTCGGCAAGCCGTTCTCCGAGGAGCCGTACGGCATCGGTGTACCGCGCGGCGACAACGCGCTGCGGTTCGCACTCGACGACGCACTGGAGGCCCGCGAGAAGAACGGCGACTGGAAGAAGGCGTACGGGGCGACGCTCGGCCTGTCCGGCGTACCCGCGCCCACTCCGCCCAAGATCGACCGCTATCAGGGGAGTTGA
- a CDS encoding exodeoxyribonuclease III yields the protein MRIATWNVNSITARLPRLLAWLESSGTDVLCIQETKTTAEQFPTEELRELGYESAVNATGRWNGVAVVSRVGLEDVVKGLPGDPGFDGVQEPRAVSATCGPVRVWSVYVPNGREVDNPHYAYKIQWFEALKAAIAGDAAGSRPFAVMGDYNVAPTDDDVWDIAAFEGATHVTPAERGALAALREAGLADVVPRPLKYDHPFTYWDYRQLGFPKNRGMRIDLVYGNEAFSKAVTDSYVDREERKGKGASDHAPVVVDLDV from the coding sequence ATGCGTATCGCCACCTGGAACGTGAACTCGATCACCGCCCGTCTCCCGAGGCTGCTGGCCTGGCTGGAGAGCAGCGGCACGGACGTGCTGTGCATCCAGGAGACCAAGACCACCGCCGAGCAGTTCCCCACCGAGGAGCTGCGAGAGCTGGGTTACGAGTCGGCGGTGAACGCCACGGGGCGGTGGAACGGCGTCGCGGTGGTCTCCCGGGTGGGCCTCGAGGACGTCGTCAAGGGCCTGCCGGGCGACCCCGGCTTCGACGGCGTCCAGGAGCCCCGCGCGGTCTCCGCGACCTGCGGCCCGGTCCGCGTCTGGTCGGTGTACGTGCCGAATGGGCGCGAGGTGGACAACCCCCACTACGCGTACAAGATCCAGTGGTTCGAGGCCCTCAAAGCGGCGATCGCGGGCGACGCCGCGGGCAGCCGGCCGTTCGCGGTGATGGGTGACTACAACGTGGCGCCGACGGACGACGACGTCTGGGACATCGCCGCTTTCGAGGGCGCCACGCACGTCACCCCGGCCGAGCGCGGCGCCCTCGCCGCCCTGCGCGAGGCGGGCCTCGCGGACGTGGTCCCGCGCCCCCTGAAGTACGACCACCCGTTCACGTACTGGGACTACCGTCAGCTCGGCTTCCCCAAGAACCGCGGTATGCGCATCGACCTCGTCTACGGGAACGAGGCGTTCTCGAAGGCCGTCACCGACTCGTACGTGGACCGCGAGGAGCGCAAGGGCAAGGGCGCCTCGGACCATGCGCCGGTCGTGGTGGACCTGGACGTGTAG
- a CDS encoding DUF6278 family protein, with product MNIPFLGNWRKKRGPAFGVAVFSDGVTDSEGVAELLSECDLLRSQAELAGVELDDSVVSLEALDQLLPRWRDDEESLPWLGNDAGLYVGTVIVRTVPGAVWEIWPNGHPVVRLASGREIDVVASGHTWASTGAPELSQLYAEVSEG from the coding sequence ATGAACATCCCCTTCCTCGGTAACTGGCGCAAGAAGCGTGGCCCCGCCTTCGGGGTCGCGGTGTTCTCCGACGGCGTGACCGATTCCGAGGGTGTCGCCGAGCTCCTCTCCGAGTGCGATCTGCTACGCTCCCAGGCGGAATTGGCGGGGGTCGAACTCGACGACTCCGTGGTCTCGTTGGAGGCCCTCGACCAACTTCTGCCGCGCTGGCGGGACGACGAGGAGAGCCTGCCCTGGCTCGGCAACGACGCGGGCCTCTACGTCGGCACGGTCATCGTGCGCACGGTCCCCGGAGCCGTGTGGGAGATCTGGCCCAACGGCCATCCCGTGGTGCGGCTGGCCTCCGGCCGTGAGATCGATGTGGTCGCCTCCGGCCACACCTGGGCATCCACCGGTGCCCCCGAACTCTCGCAGCTCTACGCGGAGGTGTCGGAGGGCTAA
- a CDS encoding amino acid ABC transporter ATP-binding protein, producing the protein MAVDPLIELHDVNKHFGELHVLQDINLTVGKGEVVVVIGPSGSGKSTLCRAINRLEKIESGTIKLDGKLLPEEGKALAQLRAEVGMVFQSFNLFAHKTVLQNVSLAQVKVRGRKREEADKRSAELLDRVGLASQAPKYPAQLSGGQQQRVAIARALAMDPKALLFDEPTSALDPEMINEVLEVMQQLARDGMTMVVVTHEMGFARSAANRVVFMADGRIVEDRTPEEFFTNPRSDRAKDFLSKILKH; encoded by the coding sequence ATGGCTGTCGATCCGTTGATCGAGCTGCATGACGTGAACAAGCACTTCGGTGAGTTGCATGTCCTTCAGGACATCAACCTAACCGTCGGTAAGGGGGAGGTGGTCGTGGTCATCGGCCCGTCGGGGTCGGGAAAATCGACACTGTGCAGAGCGATCAACCGGCTGGAGAAGATCGAGTCGGGGACGATCAAGCTCGACGGCAAGTTGCTTCCGGAGGAGGGCAAGGCGCTCGCCCAGCTCCGTGCCGAGGTCGGCATGGTCTTCCAGTCCTTCAACCTCTTCGCCCACAAGACGGTTCTGCAGAACGTCTCGCTCGCCCAGGTCAAGGTCCGCGGCCGCAAGCGGGAGGAAGCCGACAAGCGCTCCGCCGAACTCCTGGACCGCGTCGGCCTCGCCTCGCAGGCCCCGAAGTACCCGGCACAGCTCTCCGGCGGACAGCAGCAGCGCGTGGCCATCGCCCGCGCCCTCGCCATGGATCCGAAGGCGCTCCTTTTCGACGAGCCGACCTCGGCGCTCGACCCCGAGATGATCAACGAAGTCCTTGAAGTCATGCAGCAACTGGCGCGCGACGGAATGACGATGGTCGTCGTCACCCACGAGATGGGCTTCGCGCGCTCCGCCGCCAACCGCGTCGTCTTCATGGCCGACGGCCGCATCGTCGAGGACCGCACCCCGGAGGAGTTCTTCACCAACCCCCGCAGCGACCGCGCCAAGGACTTCCTCTCCAAGATCCTCAAGCACTGA
- a CDS encoding MBL fold metallo-hydrolase, which produces MKFTKKSHACVRLEKDGRTLVIDPGTFSEADAAVGADAILITHEHADHFNEERLRAGLESNPGAEIWTLKSVADKISAAFPGRVHTVGHGDTFSAAGFDVQAHGELHAVIHPDIPRITNVGYLVDGRVFHPGDALTVPDHPVETLLLPVMAPWSKISEVIDYVREVKPQRAYDIHDALLTDLARPIYDNQIGALGGSEHLRLKPGASAEV; this is translated from the coding sequence ATGAAGTTCACGAAGAAGTCGCACGCCTGCGTCCGCCTCGAGAAGGACGGACGCACGCTCGTCATCGACCCGGGCACCTTCAGCGAGGCGGACGCCGCGGTCGGCGCGGACGCGATCCTGATCACGCACGAGCACGCCGACCACTTCAACGAGGAGCGGCTGCGGGCCGGGCTCGAGTCCAACCCGGGCGCCGAGATCTGGACGCTGAAGTCGGTGGCCGACAAGATCTCGGCGGCCTTCCCCGGGCGCGTGCACACCGTCGGCCACGGCGACACCTTCAGCGCCGCGGGCTTCGACGTCCAGGCGCACGGCGAACTGCACGCCGTGATCCACCCGGACATCCCGCGCATCACCAACGTCGGCTACCTCGTCGACGGCCGTGTCTTCCACCCGGGCGACGCCCTCACCGTCCCCGACCATCCGGTCGAGACGCTGCTGCTGCCCGTCATGGCTCCCTGGAGCAAGATCTCCGAGGTCATCGACTACGTCCGCGAGGTCAAGCCGCAGCGCGCGTACGACATCCACGACGCCCTGCTCACCGACCTCGCCCGGCCGATCTACGACAACCAGATCGGCGCCCTGGGCGGCTCCGAGCACCTGCGGCTCAAGCCGGGGGCGTCGGCGGAGGTCTGA
- a CDS encoding alpha/beta fold hydrolase: MGHPHKALRTTAVGVVSATLIAGTTLGLAPAAQASTTAGVRFVDIAGDGGTILKANVITPAGAAGTRGFPLIVLPTSWGLPQVEYLTQAQKLANSGYVVVSYNVRGFWQSGGEIEVAGPPDVADASRVIDWALANTPADAQKVGMAGMSYGAGISLLAAAHDKRIKAVAALSGWADLIDSIYSGRTQHAQAAALLDGAGTLTGRPSAELQQVFKDFFSSNLAKEPDLIAWGKKRSPQTYVDQINANGAAIMLANGWGDTIFPPNQYVKFYEELTGPKRLEYRPGDHATAEVTGLFGLPNDVWTDTGRWFDHYLRGEDNGIDREQPVQLKSRSTGGYEGYPDWKSVGATRKKIALAGSTTIRANVDSGANGGVIFLSSILDQIAQLPPMASIPLLPRRWAAVWQSEKYASAQQVRGTAKLHTTVTATKESGTLVAYLYDVGPLGLGKLVSNAPYTFHGQTPGKPFGVDLELFSTAYDVPAGHRLALVVDTVDPLYIEHNPSGAQLTFSSPEHDPSYVSVPLRKQ; the protein is encoded by the coding sequence GTGGGACACCCGCACAAGGCCCTGCGCACCACCGCCGTCGGCGTCGTCTCGGCGACCCTGATCGCCGGAACCACCCTCGGCCTGGCCCCCGCCGCCCAGGCCTCCACCACGGCGGGTGTCCGCTTCGTCGACATCGCCGGAGACGGCGGCACCATCCTCAAAGCCAACGTCATCACTCCCGCGGGCGCCGCCGGCACACGCGGTTTCCCGCTCATCGTGCTGCCCACGAGCTGGGGTCTGCCCCAGGTCGAGTACCTCACCCAGGCCCAGAAGCTCGCGAACTCCGGTTACGTCGTCGTCAGTTACAACGTCCGCGGCTTCTGGCAGTCCGGCGGGGAGATAGAGGTGGCGGGCCCACCGGACGTGGCCGACGCGTCCAGGGTGATCGACTGGGCGCTCGCGAACACCCCGGCCGACGCCCAGAAGGTCGGCATGGCGGGCATGTCGTACGGCGCCGGCATCAGCCTGCTCGCCGCCGCGCACGACAAGCGGATCAAGGCGGTTGCCGCCCTCAGCGGCTGGGCGGACCTGATCGACTCCATCTACTCGGGCCGCACCCAGCACGCCCAGGCAGCCGCCCTGCTGGACGGCGCCGGCACCCTCACCGGCCGCCCCAGCGCCGAACTCCAGCAGGTGTTCAAGGACTTCTTCTCCTCGAACCTGGCCAAGGAGCCGGATCTCATCGCCTGGGGGAAGAAACGTTCCCCCCAGACGTACGTCGACCAGATCAACGCCAACGGCGCGGCAATCATGCTGGCCAACGGCTGGGGCGACACGATCTTCCCGCCGAACCAATACGTCAAGTTCTACGAGGAGTTGACCGGCCCGAAGCGGCTGGAGTACCGGCCGGGCGACCACGCGACGGCCGAGGTGACCGGTCTCTTCGGACTCCCCAACGACGTGTGGACGGACACCGGCCGCTGGTTCGACCACTACCTCAGGGGCGAGGACAACGGCATCGACCGCGAGCAGCCGGTCCAGCTCAAGTCCCGTTCCACGGGCGGCTACGAGGGCTACCCGGACTGGAAGTCGGTCGGCGCGACACGCAAGAAGATCGCCCTCGCCGGTTCGACCACGATCCGCGCGAACGTCGACTCGGGTGCGAACGGCGGAGTCATCTTCCTCTCCAGCATCCTCGACCAGATCGCCCAACTGCCCCCGATGGCGTCGATCCCGCTGCTGCCGCGCCGCTGGGCGGCCGTCTGGCAGTCGGAGAAGTACGCGAGTGCCCAACAGGTGCGCGGAACCGCCAAGTTGCACACCACGGTCACCGCGACCAAGGAGAGCGGAACCCTCGTCGCGTACCTCTACGACGTGGGCCCGCTCGGCCTCGGCAAGCTGGTCAGCAACGCGCCGTACACCTTCCACGGGCAGACGCCCGGCAAGCCGTTCGGCGTCGACCTGGAGTTGTTCTCCACGGCCTACGACGTTCCGGCAGGGCATCGACTCGCCCTGGTCGTCGACACGGTCGACCCGCTCTACATCGAGCACAACCCGTCCGGCGCGCAGCTGACCTTCTCCTCACCGGAGCACGACCCGTCGTATGTGTCGGTGCCCCTGCGCAAGCAGTGA
- a CDS encoding amino acid ABC transporter permease produces the protein MNVLTDNFSTFVDGFLGTVELTVYASLLALALGFLMASFRVAPVGSLRALGTAWVTVLRNTPLTLLFFAVLLGLPRFGLVLPFEVFAILALGCYTSAFICEALRSGINTVPKGQGEAARSLGMTFSQTLSGVVLPQAFRSVIPPVGSTLIALAKNSAIAGAFSVTELLGTYKTLSELGYNIVWTFVWIAVGYLIITLAISAVFNILEKRWGVAR, from the coding sequence GTGAACGTACTGACAGACAACTTCTCCACGTTCGTCGACGGATTCCTCGGCACCGTCGAACTCACCGTCTACGCCTCGCTGTTGGCACTGGCCCTGGGGTTCCTGATGGCCTCGTTCCGGGTCGCGCCGGTCGGCTCGCTCCGGGCCCTCGGTACGGCGTGGGTGACCGTGCTCCGCAACACCCCGCTCACCCTGCTGTTCTTCGCGGTGCTGCTCGGTCTGCCCCGCTTCGGACTCGTGCTGCCCTTCGAGGTGTTCGCGATCCTGGCGCTCGGCTGCTACACCTCGGCGTTCATCTGCGAGGCACTGCGGTCGGGCATCAACACCGTGCCCAAGGGGCAGGGGGAGGCGGCCCGCAGTCTCGGGATGACGTTCAGCCAGACGCTGTCCGGGGTCGTCCTGCCGCAGGCCTTCCGTTCGGTGATCCCGCCGGTCGGCTCCACCCTCATCGCGCTCGCCAAGAACTCGGCGATCGCGGGGGCGTTCAGCGTCACCGAGCTGCTCGGCACGTACAAGACCCTCAGCGAACTCGGCTACAACATCGTCTGGACCTTCGTCTGGATCGCCGTCGGCTACCTGATCATCACCCTCGCCATCAGCGCGGTCTTCAACATCCTCGAAAAGCGCTGGGGAGTCGCCCGATGA
- a CDS encoding sulfite oxidase: MPQSPRTPHPESAYDRRRLRQWLAGDARADGVARRDMLRLLAAAGLTAAVPTAFGAPAAAATGTSVSAAATVPGIVKPLPDDWFTARGTNAETKFASLAGTGYHTPNDHFFVRNHTATPLLDAEAWTLTLWGDGLAREEPVEFTLDDLKRLPATTRTAFVECAGNGRSFFTTQQGQSVSGTAWTLGAIGTARWKGVRLAEVLRRAGLTDRAVDVLPRGLDAEYVTADGTNLGHVRRPLPLSKALDDVLLAYEMNGEPLPADHGHPVRVLVPSWVGIASIKWVGDIEVSAQPLYSPWNTDFYRLFGAAYPDGGSAPLTRQTLKSAFELAWNASLPAGTVHRLTGRSWSGAGGVVRVDVSTDGGATWKRARLYDVPRRAGWVRWSTDWRPTTPGTYTLLARATDTTGRSQPETTVVNTQGYLFDAVVRHPVQVS, encoded by the coding sequence ATGCCCCAGTCGCCTCGTACACCCCACCCCGAGTCCGCCTACGACCGCCGCAGACTCCGCCAGTGGCTGGCGGGCGACGCCCGGGCCGATGGCGTGGCCCGCCGCGACATGCTCAGACTGCTTGCCGCGGCCGGACTCACCGCGGCCGTGCCCACGGCCTTCGGCGCACCCGCTGCGGCCGCCACCGGGACCTCCGTGTCCGCCGCCGCGACGGTCCCCGGCATCGTCAAACCCCTCCCGGACGACTGGTTCACGGCACGCGGTACGAATGCCGAGACGAAGTTCGCGTCCCTCGCCGGCACCGGCTACCACACCCCGAACGACCACTTCTTCGTACGCAACCACACCGCCACACCCCTCCTGGACGCCGAGGCATGGACCCTCACCCTCTGGGGAGACGGACTCGCGCGTGAGGAGCCCGTCGAGTTCACGCTCGACGACCTGAAGCGGCTGCCCGCAACCACCCGCACCGCGTTCGTGGAGTGCGCGGGCAACGGCCGGAGCTTCTTCACGACGCAGCAGGGGCAGAGCGTCAGTGGTACGGCGTGGACGCTCGGCGCGATCGGCACGGCGCGCTGGAAGGGCGTACGGCTGGCCGAGGTACTGCGCAGGGCCGGGCTCACGGACCGCGCCGTGGACGTCCTGCCCCGAGGCCTGGACGCGGAGTACGTCACCGCGGACGGCACGAACCTCGGTCATGTCCGCCGCCCGCTGCCGCTTTCGAAGGCGTTGGACGACGTGCTGCTCGCGTACGAGATGAACGGCGAACCGCTTCCTGCGGACCACGGTCACCCGGTGCGTGTCCTGGTGCCCTCCTGGGTGGGCATCGCCTCGATCAAGTGGGTCGGCGACATCGAGGTCTCCGCCCAGCCGCTCTACTCGCCCTGGAACACCGACTTCTACCGGCTGTTCGGCGCCGCGTACCCCGACGGCGGCAGCGCGCCGCTCACCCGGCAGACCCTCAAGAGCGCCTTCGAACTCGCCTGGAACGCGAGCCTCCCGGCAGGCACGGTCCATCGGCTCACCGGCCGTTCCTGGTCCGGCGCCGGTGGCGTCGTCCGCGTCGATGTCAGCACCGACGGTGGCGCGACCTGGAAGAGGGCCCGGCTGTACGACGTGCCGCGCCGCGCAGGCTGGGTCCGCTGGTCCACCGACTGGCGTCCGACGACTCCGGGGACGTACACGCTGCTGGCCCGCGCGACGGACACGACGGGCCGTAGCCAGCCGGAGACGACGGTCGTCAACACGCAGGGCTACCTCTTCGACGCGGTCGTACGACACCCCGTCCAGGTGTCCTGA
- the pcaC gene encoding 4-carboxymuconolactone decarboxylase gives MSETTTPALQYRCDGPEDAPVLILGPSLGTTWHMWDRQVPELAKHWRIFRFDLPGHGGAPAYPAGSVAELVERLLATLDGLGVQRFGYAGCAFGAAIGIELALRHPERLASLAVIAASPRFGTADEFRQRGVIVRTNGLDPIARMSPERWFTEGFAATQPAITEWAVQMVRTTDPGCYIAACEALAAFDVRAELTRIGVPTLVLVGSDDQVTGPAEARTLVAGIPDARLAVVPGASHLVPVEQPAAVTDLLVRHFTSAWQPAFDSSTGQMAIPAAPVKQGIAPPPSASPVAEIAPPAAQAEGLGRPDPYDAGIKVRREVLGDAHVDRALASADEFSGDFQDFVTRYAWGEIWDRPGLDRRSRSCVTLTALVAGGHLDELAFHIRAALRNGLTPVEIKEVLLQAAVYCGVPAANSAFKVAQQVIREETTPQE, from the coding sequence GTGAGTGAGACGACGACCCCTGCCCTTCAGTACCGATGCGACGGCCCGGAAGACGCCCCGGTCCTCATCCTCGGGCCCTCGCTCGGCACCACCTGGCACATGTGGGACCGGCAGGTCCCGGAGCTGGCCAAGCACTGGCGGATCTTCCGGTTCGACCTGCCCGGTCACGGTGGCGCGCCCGCGTACCCGGCGGGTTCGGTCGCCGAGCTCGTCGAGCGGCTGCTCGCCACCCTTGACGGGCTCGGTGTGCAGCGCTTCGGTTACGCGGGCTGCGCGTTCGGCGCCGCCATCGGGATCGAGCTGGCGCTGCGTCATCCGGAGCGGCTCGCCTCGCTCGCGGTGATCGCCGCCTCGCCGCGTTTCGGCACGGCGGACGAGTTCCGGCAGCGCGGTGTGATCGTACGCACGAACGGTCTCGACCCGATCGCCCGGATGTCGCCCGAGCGCTGGTTCACGGAGGGATTCGCCGCCACCCAGCCCGCGATCACCGAGTGGGCCGTGCAGATGGTGCGCACCACCGACCCCGGCTGCTACATCGCGGCCTGCGAGGCGCTCGCCGCCTTCGACGTACGCGCCGAACTCACCCGCATCGGCGTGCCGACCCTCGTCCTCGTCGGCTCGGACGACCAGGTCACCGGGCCGGCCGAGGCCCGCACCCTGGTCGCCGGGATACCGGACGCCCGGCTCGCGGTCGTACCCGGCGCCTCGCACCTGGTCCCCGTCGAGCAGCCGGCCGCGGTCACCGACCTCCTCGTACGGCACTTCACCAGCGCCTGGCAGCCGGCCTTCGACTCGTCGACCGGCCAGATGGCGATCCCGGCGGCCCCGGTCAAGCAGGGCATCGCCCCGCCGCCCTCGGCGTCCCCCGTCGCCGAGATCGCGCCGCCCGCCGCGCAGGCCGAGGGGCTGGGGCGGCCCGACCCGTACGACGCCGGGATCAAGGTGCGCCGTGAGGTGCTCGGCGACGCGCACGTGGACCGGGCGCTGGCCTCGGCGGACGAGTTCTCCGGGGACTTCCAGGACTTCGTCACCCGGTACGCCTGGGGTGAGATCTGGGATCGGCCGGGGCTCGACCGGCGCTCGCGCAGCTGTGTCACGCTCACCGCGCTGGTCGCGGGCGGCCACCTCGACGAACTCGCCTTCCACATCCGCGCCGCCCTCCGCAACGGCCTCACCCCGGTGGAGATCAAGGAAGTGCTCCTCCAGGCGGCCGTCTACTGCGGCGTGCCGGCCGCGAACAGCGCCTTCAAGGTGGCCCAGCAGGTCATACGAGAAGAGACCACCCCCCAGGAGTGA
- a CDS encoding amino acid ABC transporter permease yields MTATATESTALYDIPGPKTRQRHRMYGVLSTAVILGLFGWLLYLLFDTDQFTYTKWMPFEYKGIQELLLRGLGNTLKAFAIAAVLSLALGTVLATGRLSDHRPVRWISTLLVEFFRAMPVLVMIFFIFVALKVQPLPALVAGLTLYNGSVLAEVFRSGVNSVERGQREAAFALGMRKTQVMTYVLVPQAVRSMLPTIISQLVVALKDTSLGYLITYEEFLHAGKLIASNLDYDLPFIPVVMVISPIYIGMCMLLSWFAQWVSRREQRSPKTEAVDVATAEPGTLLPGGGPPTAPRL; encoded by the coding sequence ATGACCGCCACCGCCACCGAATCCACCGCCCTCTACGACATCCCCGGGCCCAAGACCCGCCAACGGCACCGGATGTACGGCGTCCTGTCCACCGCCGTGATCCTCGGACTCTTCGGCTGGCTCCTGTATCTCCTGTTCGACACCGACCAGTTCACCTACACGAAGTGGATGCCCTTCGAATACAAGGGAATCCAGGAGCTGTTGCTGCGGGGCCTGGGCAACACGCTCAAGGCCTTCGCGATCGCCGCCGTGCTGTCCCTCGCTCTGGGCACCGTGCTCGCGACGGGACGGCTGTCGGACCACAGGCCGGTGCGCTGGATCTCCACCCTGCTCGTCGAGTTCTTCCGCGCCATGCCGGTCCTGGTGATGATCTTCTTCATCTTCGTGGCGCTCAAGGTGCAGCCGCTGCCCGCACTGGTCGCCGGGCTCACGCTCTACAACGGCTCGGTGCTCGCCGAGGTCTTCCGCTCGGGCGTCAACTCCGTCGAACGCGGCCAGCGGGAGGCCGCGTTCGCGCTCGGCATGCGCAAGACCCAGGTCATGACGTACGTCCTCGTACCGCAGGCCGTACGGTCCATGCTGCCCACCATCATCAGCCAACTAGTGGTGGCTCTGAAGGACACCTCGCTCGGCTATCTGATCACCTACGAAGAGTTTCTCCATGCCGGGAAGCTGATCGCGTCGAACCTCGACTACGATTTGCCGTTCATCCCCGTGGTGATGGTGATCTCACCGATCTACATCGGGATGTGCATGCTGCTCAGCTGGTTCGCCCAATGGGTGTCCCGGCGGGAGCAGCGCAGTCCCAAGACCGAGGCCGTGGACGTGGCAACGGCCGAACCAGGGACGCTGCTGCCGGGTGGGGGTCCCCCCACAGCCCCGAGACTGTAG